One genomic region from SAR92 clade bacterium H455 encodes:
- a CDS encoding shikimate kinase: MPNNHNSIVLIGMPGAGKSTLGILLAKELGLDFVDTDITIQVREGRTLQEILDESDYLHLREIEEQVLLSEDISGKVVATGGSAVYSDAGMVRLKQIATVVFLDVPLEELRKRIGNFDARGIARKPNQSLESLFDERCALYKMYEDIRVDCDQQSLQQSLDSVLQQLNR; the protein is encoded by the coding sequence ATGCCTAACAATCACAACAGCATCGTCCTTATCGGCATGCCCGGGGCCGGAAAAAGCACCCTCGGCATCCTCTTGGCCAAAGAACTAGGCCTGGATTTTGTCGACACCGATATCACCATCCAGGTCCGTGAAGGCCGCACTCTGCAGGAAATCCTCGACGAGAGCGATTATCTACATCTACGCGAGATCGAAGAGCAGGTTTTGTTGAGCGAAGATATCAGCGGAAAGGTTGTCGCCACTGGCGGCAGTGCGGTCTATTCAGACGCTGGCATGGTACGCTTAAAACAGATTGCAACCGTGGTTTTTCTCGATGTGCCGCTAGAGGAATTGCGCAAGCGCATAGGCAATTTCGATGCCCGGGGCATTGCCCGAAAGCCCAATCAGAGTCTCGAGTCTCTGTTCGATGAACGCTGTGCGCTGTATAAAATGTATGAGGATATCAGAGTTGACTGCGATCAGCAGTCACTGCAGCAAAGCCTAGACTCAGTGCTGCAGCAACTTAACAGATAA
- a CDS encoding ParA family protein encodes MRRVIFNEKGGVGKSSITCNLAAISASRGKRTLVVDLDSQCNSTHYLLGDSPEKNTVADYFDGTLEFSSKLNEPLDYVHETPYENLSVLPSSVNLLALEHKLESRQKIYKLRDLLNKLDSEFDEIYIDTAPALNFYTRSALIAGDSVLIPFDCDAFSRQALYSILDVIYEIREDHNERLSVGGIVVNQFQPTASLPTRLIAEMKKEKLPVIPSYLNQSVKMKESHNECVPLIYYAPSHKLTKQYIALFDHLARKRRK; translated from the coding sequence ATGCGTAGAGTTATTTTTAATGAGAAAGGCGGCGTCGGAAAATCCAGCATCACCTGCAATCTGGCGGCCATTAGTGCTTCCAGGGGCAAACGCACCCTGGTAGTGGACCTTGATTCCCAGTGTAACTCCACCCATTATCTGCTCGGTGACAGTCCTGAAAAGAATACAGTTGCCGACTATTTTGATGGCACCTTAGAGTTCTCCTCAAAGCTTAATGAACCTCTGGATTATGTCCATGAAACGCCCTACGAAAATCTCTCTGTACTGCCCTCTAGCGTCAATCTGCTAGCCCTTGAGCACAAGCTTGAGTCACGACAGAAGATCTACAAACTGCGTGATCTATTAAATAAACTCGACAGTGAATTTGACGAAATTTATATAGATACGGCACCGGCGTTAAATTTTTATACACGTTCGGCGTTAATTGCCGGCGACTCTGTGCTGATTCCCTTTGACTGCGATGCCTTTTCTCGCCAGGCACTTTATTCGATACTCGATGTGATCTATGAGATTCGTGAAGATCATAATGAAAGGTTGAGTGTTGGCGGCATTGTGGTGAATCAGTTCCAACCCACGGCATCGTTACCCACTCGCTTGATTGCCGAAATGAAAAAAGAAAAGTTGCCAGTGATTCCCAGCTACCTCAATCAGTCGGTGAAAATGAAAGAGTCGCACAATGAGTGCGTGCCACTGATTTATTACGCGCCCTCCCATAAGCTTACGAAGCAGTATATTGCCCTGTTTGATCATTTAGCGCGGAAGCGCCGCAAGTGA
- a CDS encoding BatD family protein — translation MTVKKTLVKSILVKRIFCITLTAALALACGHSWATLTATADRTIIDSNETLQLLVRLDSQALIGEPDFTVFENDFEILSTSRQQQYSRVNGQTESFTDWNLLLAPKRTGRLLVPSIKYKKDISNAIEITVRKATAASAAGQPVYTETLVNKSEVYIQEQLLLTHRLYTSVRLSDLSLDPLKIDDALMQKVSETQFQKNVAGKNYQVVEIVYALFPQASGKLQIPALRFSAYEASNNRYGGFSARGNRIIRSTDAKTIDVMARPAQVDIDNWMPASSIGLNQQWSSPLDQLKVGEPVTRNISITAKGLTGAQIMPLTLRESDDYKVYPDQPQLDDSADISGVTGVRRESFALVPNRPGEITVPGISLRWWNSGKQRMETATLDPVTLQVAAAEVSAVNNYSPAPSTAIEANSLSIETTPEAPKSLMAELRSSLALQLSVAGNALLLLLLLFKWLGRYSTPAPRRDLSGLNSARLELKQLLTNIERAARKSDLLPLRDSLLAWGRCIFPQQKIKTLAEIAALLDDGQLQQQFDLLDQALYNRSSEQQPDLKLLVNLVRNAIVPKTESAQGSNVELKPLYPRS, via the coding sequence ATGACTGTAAAAAAGACTTTGGTGAAAAGCATTTTGGTAAAACGTATCTTTTGCATAACACTGACGGCCGCCTTGGCGCTTGCCTGCGGCCATAGCTGGGCCACCCTCACGGCCACAGCCGATCGCACTATTATCGACAGCAACGAAACTCTGCAGCTTTTAGTGCGCCTAGACTCTCAAGCACTAATCGGCGAGCCAGACTTCACAGTGTTCGAGAACGACTTCGAGATTCTCTCTACCAGCCGTCAGCAGCAGTATTCACGGGTCAATGGACAGACTGAGTCCTTCACTGATTGGAATTTACTCTTGGCCCCCAAGCGCACCGGTAGACTGCTGGTGCCATCGATCAAATATAAAAAAGACATCAGCAATGCCATCGAGATTACCGTGCGCAAGGCTACCGCCGCCTCGGCTGCGGGCCAGCCGGTGTATACCGAAACCCTAGTGAATAAATCCGAAGTCTATATCCAGGAGCAGCTGCTGCTCACTCACCGACTCTACACCTCGGTGCGACTCAGCGACCTGAGTCTAGACCCCCTCAAGATTGATGATGCGCTGATGCAAAAAGTCTCGGAGACTCAATTCCAGAAAAATGTCGCCGGCAAAAACTATCAGGTAGTTGAAATCGTATACGCCCTCTTCCCTCAGGCCAGCGGCAAACTGCAGATCCCAGCGCTGCGCTTTTCCGCTTACGAGGCGAGCAACAATCGCTACGGCGGTTTTAGCGCCAGAGGCAATCGCATTATCCGCAGCACCGACGCCAAAACCATCGACGTAATGGCGAGACCCGCCCAAGTAGATATAGACAACTGGATGCCGGCCAGCAGTATCGGTTTGAATCAGCAGTGGAGCAGCCCTCTGGATCAGCTAAAAGTCGGCGAGCCTGTCACCCGCAATATTAGCATTACCGCCAAAGGCTTAACCGGCGCTCAGATTATGCCCCTGACCCTGAGGGAAAGTGACGACTATAAAGTCTATCCGGACCAGCCCCAGTTAGACGACAGTGCCGACATCTCAGGTGTCACCGGTGTTCGTCGAGAATCCTTTGCCCTAGTGCCCAATCGCCCGGGAGAGATAACAGTCCCAGGGATCAGCCTGCGTTGGTGGAACAGTGGTAAACAACGCATGGAGACGGCGACATTGGACCCCGTAACCCTGCAAGTGGCTGCTGCAGAAGTCAGTGCAGTGAACAACTACAGTCCAGCGCCCAGCACAGCAATTGAAGCGAACAGTCTATCCATAGAGACTACACCAGAGGCGCCAAAGTCACTTATGGCAGAGCTGCGCTCGTCCCTAGCACTGCAGCTGTCGGTAGCCGGTAACGCACTGCTATTGCTGCTCTTATTGTTTAAATGGCTAGGTCGCTACTCGACCCCAGCGCCACGCAGAGATTTGAGCGGGCTGAATAGCGCGCGCTTGGAACTCAAGCAGCTACTCACCAATATAGAACGAGCAGCGCGGAAGTCGGATCTATTGCCATTGCGAGATAGTCTTCTGGCCTGGGGTCGCTGCATTTTCCCTCAACAAAAGATTAAAACTCTGGCTGAAATTGCCGCACTGCTCGACGATGGACAGCTGCAGCAGCAGTTTGACCTGCTTGATCAAGCCTTATATAACCGCAGTTCTGAGCAACAGCCAGATCTGAAGCTACTGGTCAATTTGGTCCGCAATGCCATAGTGCCAAAAACCGAAAGCGCTCAAGGCTCTAATGTAGAGCTTAAACCGCTCTATCCGAGGAGTTAA
- a CDS encoding VWA domain-containing protein, producing MFELLNSDFSQLHLLRPLALLGLIPALIAVALAQWRKRSAGNWEKIINPALLPYLMQGESNKKQRGMLWVLLAWIIACLAVAGPSWQQLPQPVHKKDAALILIMDLSPSMLAEDVKPSRLERARYKLIDILKNRSEGFSALVVYGGAAYTLTPLTEDSNTIISLVPVLHPTLLPEYGSNTEDAIETALELAISGGYQQGDLLLITDEVSQSAFNSIQSMISRAGKFRLSILGVGTQQGAPIPTGAGGFAKDRNGAIIIPKLSPASLQILAQNNGGIYAGMSADDSDIEAFLATTEELFPDATTELERSFDLWDDQGFWLAFLLLPIIVLSFRKGNIAMILLAPLLFSDPASALGWQDLWKTADQQASEALANGDAAAAQSLFKDPEWRGSAAYKAGDYETAINQFVDFDDADSHYNRGNALAHSGDLDAAIEAYDQALALNPEMEDAEANKELLEQLKQEQEQQQQDSDSSDDSEDSDSEQSQDQDSQSQDSESQDQQSQDQQQSDSQESEAKEGETEQSEEPKSEEERQREQEEQQRQEQKAHEPAKEPTEEPIKEPELSEAEKQAQKELEQWLRRVPDDPGGLLREKFRYQSRQRALERRRPVPPNNEQQERW from the coding sequence ATGTTTGAGTTGTTAAATAGCGACTTCAGCCAATTGCACCTACTGCGGCCACTGGCACTCCTGGGTTTGATTCCAGCACTGATTGCAGTGGCTCTGGCCCAGTGGCGCAAACGCAGCGCCGGCAACTGGGAAAAAATTATCAATCCAGCACTACTACCCTATTTAATGCAGGGTGAGAGCAACAAAAAACAGCGCGGCATGCTCTGGGTGCTGCTGGCCTGGATTATCGCGTGTCTAGCCGTGGCCGGCCCAAGCTGGCAACAGTTGCCGCAGCCGGTGCACAAGAAAGACGCAGCACTGATTTTGATTATGGATCTGTCGCCGTCGATGCTCGCTGAAGACGTTAAACCAAGCCGTTTGGAACGGGCGCGTTACAAGTTAATTGATATTCTGAAAAATCGCAGTGAAGGCTTTAGCGCGCTGGTGGTTTATGGCGGCGCTGCCTATACACTAACCCCTCTAACTGAGGACAGCAACACTATTATCAGCCTAGTGCCGGTGCTGCATCCGACGCTCTTACCCGAATACGGCAGCAACACCGAAGACGCCATAGAAACAGCTCTGGAACTGGCGATCAGCGGCGGCTACCAACAGGGTGACCTACTTTTGATCACCGATGAGGTGTCGCAATCAGCCTTTAATAGCATCCAGTCGATGATCTCTAGAGCCGGTAAATTTAGACTCTCTATATTGGGTGTGGGCACCCAACAGGGGGCGCCGATTCCCACAGGTGCCGGAGGCTTCGCCAAAGACCGCAATGGCGCGATTATTATTCCCAAGTTGTCTCCCGCGTCACTGCAAATACTGGCGCAGAATAATGGCGGCATCTATGCCGGCATGAGTGCCGATGATTCCGATATAGAAGCATTTCTGGCCACCACCGAAGAATTGTTTCCCGATGCCACCACAGAGTTAGAGCGCTCCTTTGATCTCTGGGATGACCAGGGCTTTTGGCTAGCATTTTTGTTGCTGCCAATCATTGTACTAAGTTTTCGCAAAGGCAATATTGCAATGATTCTGTTGGCTCCCCTACTGTTTTCAGATCCCGCCTCGGCCCTTGGCTGGCAAGATCTGTGGAAGACCGCCGATCAGCAGGCCAGTGAAGCGCTGGCAAACGGCGATGCCGCGGCAGCCCAGAGCCTATTTAAAGATCCTGAATGGCGTGGCAGCGCAGCCTACAAAGCTGGAGACTACGAGACTGCAATCAATCAGTTTGTCGATTTTGATGATGCCGATAGCCACTACAATCGCGGCAATGCCCTGGCCCATTCCGGAGACCTGGATGCCGCTATCGAAGCCTATGATCAAGCCCTGGCACTGAATCCTGAAATGGAAGATGCCGAGGCCAACAAAGAGCTGCTTGAACAACTAAAACAGGAGCAGGAGCAACAGCAGCAGGACTCTGATAGTTCAGACGACTCAGAAGATTCTGACTCCGAGCAGTCACAGGATCAGGACTCTCAGTCACAGGATTCAGAATCCCAGGACCAACAATCTCAGGATCAGCAACAGTCTGACTCTCAAGAGTCCGAGGCAAAAGAAGGCGAGACCGAACAGTCTGAAGAACCGAAGTCTGAAGAAGAGCGACAGCGCGAGCAAGAAGAGCAACAGCGCCAGGAACAAAAGGCCCACGAACCTGCTAAAGAACCTACTGAAGAGCCTATTAAAGAGCCAGAACTAAGCGAAGCCGAAAAGCAGGCCCAAAAAGAGTTAGAACAGTGGCTGCGTCGGGTTCCAGACGATCCAGGTGGTTTACTGCGGGAAAAGTTCCGCTATCAATCCCGGCAGCGGGCACTTGAGCGCCGCCGCCCAGTACCTCCCAATAATGAACAGCAAGAGCGCTGGTAG
- a CDS encoding VWA domain-containing protein codes for MLELIWPWALALAPLPFIYRWLRKPAEVRMRALRAPLLASAAGGSSSAATSSWRKSLLLTMLAVIWLCTLLAIARPVWIGDPVSLPTSGRDILLAVDISGSMEREDMQISGQTVNRLQAVKAVVGKFVAEREGDRLGLILFGEKAYLQTPLTFDRKTMQTLLYEAQLGFAGNGTAIGDAIGLSVKRLQQRPENHRVVILLTDGANNAGELEPLKAAELASRAKVKIYTIGVGAETQESWGLFGKRVTNPSADLDEKTLGAIADTTGGHYFRARNPEELVAIYEELNRLEPIEQDAEMIRPVAALYYWPLALAFILSLLIGLISGPRKYNGGSHV; via the coding sequence ATGTTAGAACTGATCTGGCCCTGGGCTCTGGCACTGGCACCGCTGCCGTTTATCTATCGCTGGTTGCGCAAGCCCGCTGAGGTACGCATGCGCGCCCTGCGCGCGCCCCTATTAGCCAGCGCTGCGGGTGGCAGCAGCTCTGCCGCCACATCGTCCTGGCGCAAGTCGCTACTACTAACAATGCTTGCCGTTATCTGGCTCTGCACATTGTTAGCCATCGCAAGACCAGTTTGGATCGGTGATCCAGTGTCTCTGCCCACCAGTGGTCGCGATATTTTGTTGGCCGTGGATATCTCCGGCAGTATGGAGCGGGAAGATATGCAGATCAGCGGTCAGACTGTAAATCGACTGCAGGCGGTAAAGGCCGTAGTAGGCAAATTTGTCGCCGAGCGCGAAGGGGATCGTCTAGGGCTGATCTTGTTTGGCGAGAAGGCCTACCTTCAGACCCCGCTGACCTTCGACCGCAAAACCATGCAGACATTACTCTATGAAGCGCAGCTGGGATTTGCCGGCAATGGCACTGCTATTGGCGACGCCATCGGGCTTTCGGTTAAACGCCTGCAACAGCGCCCAGAGAATCATCGCGTGGTCATTCTGCTCACCGATGGTGCCAACAATGCAGGTGAACTGGAACCCTTAAAAGCCGCCGAGCTGGCCAGTCGTGCCAAGGTTAAGATTTATACCATTGGTGTAGGGGCTGAAACTCAAGAGTCCTGGGGATTGTTTGGCAAGCGCGTCACCAACCCCTCAGCAGATCTTGATGAAAAAACCTTAGGTGCCATAGCCGACACCACCGGCGGACATTACTTTCGTGCACGCAATCCCGAAGAGTTGGTCGCTATCTACGAAGAGCTCAACCGCTTGGAACCCATTGAACAGGACGCCGAGATGATTCGACCTGTCGCCGCGCTCTATTATTGGCCCCTGGCGTTAGCCTTTATTCTGAGCTTGCTGATCGGACTTATCAGCGGCCCCAGAAAGTACAATGGGGGGTCACATGTTTGA
- a CDS encoding DUF4381 domain-containing protein, producing the protein MANSSNTQASAANPLDQLRDIHLPEAISWWPPAPGWWILALAGSALTVWLLRWLYRRYNAKHYRRQALAQLRKLQAGSDSQEQLRALFILLKQTANCAYPNRQPSTMAIEPFVEFLHFSCDKPVFSQPTSELQTLLYARQTSDQSQDLDALFNDARVWIQNHMAEDKLELGMPC; encoded by the coding sequence ATGGCCAATTCTTCTAACACCCAAGCATCAGCAGCCAACCCCTTAGATCAACTGCGGGATATACACCTGCCCGAAGCGATTTCCTGGTGGCCACCGGCGCCGGGCTGGTGGATTTTGGCCCTGGCTGGCTCCGCCCTCACAGTTTGGCTGTTGAGATGGCTTTACCGCCGTTACAACGCCAAGCATTATCGCCGTCAGGCACTGGCACAGCTGCGAAAGTTGCAAGCGGGCAGTGACAGCCAAGAACAGCTTCGAGCTCTGTTTATACTGCTAAAACAGACCGCCAACTGCGCCTATCCCAACCGCCAGCCAAGCACTATGGCCATCGAACCTTTTGTCGAGTTTTTGCATTTCAGCTGTGACAAACCAGTATTTAGCCAGCCCACCAGCGAACTGCAAACTTTGCTCTACGCCAGACAAACCAGTGACCAGAGCCAAGATCTTGACGCTCTTTTTAATGATGCCCGAGTCTGGATCCAAAACCATATGGCGGAAGATAAGTTGGAGTTGGGTATGCCATGTTAG
- a CDS encoding DUF58 domain-containing protein, whose translation MNQPPEQDNHPAIASLSEMVRLRYAARELTGFPRVQARQMMAGGHRSSFRGRGMDFDEVRIYQPGDDVRTIDWRVTAKTQVPHTKIFREERERPVLVVCDLRGPMFFGSQRLKSVVACEISAALAWAGLSANDRVGGLVFGAQQQAEVKSRRSHHAVLQYIHQLQDFSQQLLQPAPDQFSLAHILEEARRFALPGTTVFIVSDFHDFDDACERQLFELARHSNLNFCHIFDSIETELPPAALYAVSDGEQQTLLNTGDRKLRDEFEQAFINRSQKLKRASQQLSAGLLPFNSADPVMSVLAQAYGKRRKGRRS comes from the coding sequence ATGAATCAACCCCCAGAACAGGACAATCATCCCGCCATCGCCAGCCTCAGTGAGATGGTGCGTCTGCGTTACGCTGCCCGTGAGCTGACAGGCTTTCCTCGAGTTCAGGCGCGACAGATGATGGCTGGTGGACACCGCTCAAGCTTTCGCGGCCGCGGTATGGACTTCGATGAGGTGCGTATCTATCAGCCCGGCGACGATGTACGCACTATCGATTGGCGAGTGACGGCCAAGACTCAGGTACCTCATACCAAAATCTTCCGCGAAGAGCGGGAGCGACCTGTGCTGGTAGTTTGCGATCTTCGTGGGCCGATGTTTTTTGGTAGCCAACGTCTAAAATCCGTGGTCGCCTGCGAAATATCCGCAGCTCTGGCCTGGGCCGGACTCAGTGCCAACGATCGTGTCGGCGGTCTTGTATTTGGTGCGCAACAGCAAGCCGAAGTGAAATCGCGACGCAGTCACCATGCGGTACTGCAATATATCCATCAGCTGCAGGACTTTAGCCAGCAACTACTGCAGCCAGCACCAGATCAATTCAGCCTCGCCCATATTCTCGAAGAGGCACGGCGCTTTGCCCTGCCCGGCACCACGGTGTTTATTGTCAGTGACTTCCATGATTTTGATGATGCCTGCGAGCGTCAGCTATTTGAATTGGCCCGTCACAGCAATCTCAACTTCTGCCATATTTTCGATTCTATTGAAACCGAACTGCCCCCTGCAGCCCTCTATGCAGTAAGCGATGGCGAGCAGCAAACATTACTCAATACCGGCGATCGCAAATTGCGCGATGAATTTGAGCAGGCCTTCATCAATAGAAGCCAGAAACTAAAGCGGGCGAGCCAACAGCTTTCCGCCGGGCTCTTACCTTTTAATAGCGCCGATCCCGTGATGTCGGTGCTGGCCCAGGCCTACGGTAAACGACGCAAAGGGCGACGCAGCTGA
- a CDS encoding MoxR family ATPase, whose translation MHQKIHLLKDWLNTQIIGQEHLVERLIIALLADGHLLVEGAPGLAKTKAIKTLSEGIEGDFQRVQFTPDLLPADITGSDIYRPEQGNFEFQAGPLFHNLVLADEINRAPAKVQSALLEAMAERQVSVGGTTYPLPNLFMVMATQNPIEQEGTYPLPEAQMDRFLMHIMVDYPAPKTERLILELSRREALKQAPQTVDLLTQETLFAARKEALAVHMAEPVEEYLVHLILATRDAKLYGGDLAKWLDYGASPRATIALDRCSRALAWLQGRDFVTPDDIRAVAHDVLRHRLILSFEAEASGVTANQVIDTLLESVASA comes from the coding sequence TTGCACCAGAAAATTCATTTACTTAAAGATTGGCTGAACACACAAATTATCGGTCAGGAGCATCTTGTTGAACGTCTGATCATCGCCCTATTGGCAGATGGGCACTTACTGGTGGAAGGTGCACCGGGACTGGCTAAAACCAAAGCTATCAAGACGCTCTCCGAGGGAATTGAAGGGGATTTTCAGCGTGTGCAGTTCACTCCAGATCTATTGCCAGCGGATATTACAGGCAGCGATATCTATCGCCCCGAGCAGGGCAATTTTGAATTCCAGGCCGGGCCGCTGTTCCACAACTTAGTCTTGGCTGATGAAATTAACCGCGCCCCCGCCAAAGTTCAGTCGGCACTGCTCGAAGCCATGGCCGAGCGCCAGGTCTCAGTGGGTGGCACCACTTATCCCCTGCCCAACCTATTTATGGTCATGGCAACCCAGAACCCCATCGAACAAGAAGGTACCTATCCGCTTCCCGAAGCACAGATGGACCGTTTCTTAATGCATATTATGGTGGATTATCCCGCGCCAAAAACCGAGCGCTTGATTCTCGAACTGTCCCGCAGAGAAGCGCTCAAACAAGCGCCACAGACTGTCGACCTGCTGACCCAAGAGACATTGTTTGCCGCACGTAAGGAAGCCCTTGCAGTGCATATGGCAGAGCCGGTCGAGGAGTACTTAGTACATCTTATCCTCGCCACCAGGGACGCTAAACTCTACGGCGGCGATCTCGCCAAATGGCTCGACTATGGTGCCAGCCCCCGAGCAACTATTGCATTGGATCGCTGCAGTCGCGCTCTAGCCTGGCTTCAGGGCCGTGACTTTGTCACGCCAGATGATATCCGTGCCGTGGCCCACGATGTCTTGCGCCACCGCTTGATCCTTAGCTTTGAAGCCGAGGCCAGCGGTGTCACCGCCAATCAAGTGATTGATACACTACTGGAATCTGTTGCCTCAGCCTGA